A region of the Arctopsyche grandis isolate Sample6627 chromosome 10, ASM5162203v2, whole genome shotgun sequence genome:
AAATCTCAAATTAcagtaaatattgaaaattaatattaccTTGTTGGTGGATGCACCGCCAATGTTACCGCCAATTGTTAACAGTTTGCTATCCAATAAAACAGCTTGAAACCAattcattttattgtttaaattataaaatgtagaCCATCTTTCTACACTGTTATTGTAAGTTTCAATTTCACCACTTGTCTAATTCACCAATGAAATATTAGttgacattattatttaaaaataacaacattataataaaattatctaaaaaattgGGAAGACATACTTCGTTGAAGTTTCCCCCAACAATCAAAATAGTTTGTATAGCGCTCATTCGGGGTGTTGAATTCAATGTAGCTAGACACGATCTCGTTTTTGGATTGTGATACCATTCTAATATATCCCACATTAATTCAGAAGACAATGAACTATAGCAAAGTGGCTTTAgttcttttaataaaaactGGGAAAAAAGAAAAGAGTGagataaaaaaagaagaaatgttacgattgaattaatattaacatttGCAAATACCTGGACAGACAATAGAGGAAGTCTGATATACTTTAACAGGGTATTTAAATGGATCATCCGTGATTCAATGTCCATTTCAATCCAAATCTTCAATCCTTGAAAGGCTTGCTCTTCTGTTGTTACTTTTAAATAGTCAGACTGTAACAATTCACCCAGTCGATCACTGCTCATGTTTATAAATTGTTCTTTTTGGATTATCTGAAACACAGAAGGATTCTTTAGTAAATTTGAATTATCTGATAtaacaaatacaaatttaactAGTAAAAAGCTtagttttataaatttcttatttatataaCTTGTAAATCTACAAAATGGATTCTATATTGTCTTAATAAATGTTATTACTTCTAAATAATTATTAGTAACGTAAGTTTTTGTTTGTTCAAGCAATCGTAAATATCCATTCTGTTTCGCATAGTCTTCAATGAATAGGGAATTTTCactgtttgttattttttcgaaataatCCAAACAGTATTTCTCGAGTTTATCCGCCTGAATCAATTTGGCGAATTCGATCACTTTCGGTACTTGGTGAAGGTCCATATCTAAAGtttaaattcattcaaaatgaattatattGATGTTCTGTAAACACTTgatactatatttatttaccGATTTCGCCAAGGTAAAAAAACTCTATAGCCATTTTTACGGTCTCTGAAAGAATTTCTTGACATTCTTCCAAAATGATTTCACTGGTAGTATCATTTAGTTTGCTCTTAAAATAATCACTATTCGTAATTAATATCAGCTTGTgcataggaaatctggaaaatgcAAACTCCCCGTGTCAGTTTCTACGATTACTaaagtaaaattttgaattaataaagATACACATATTGAAATGACACCAACCTGTTATTGCCAACCACCAATTCGAAATTACATAATACACTTTCTTCATAGAAACTATGCATGCGTTCCAAAATTGCTACGGCATGCCTACCCCGAACTTCATTATATATTTCGCACATCTTTCGTTAATGTATTCGATTCGCACTACCGAAACACTAactgatgaatttttaaatatctacaaCAATAACTGCCCTTAATCTCAGTAACAAATTCAGCGTCCGTCAAACCAAGTCAAGAGGTTGAAGCCAAGTGACGTTATCAATGCATACCCGTGATAAACAATAGTGATCATCAATCATATGTAACTTACATTTGAATAACattcaatattcaataataaaaaaaaaatgtaaaaagcgtatatttttatacttacgTACAACATGTATTTTtacaacatgtacatacatgtacggtacatttaatccaaaaattaaaataaaatataattgtattgtttattttattcatacttGAAAAATGTACTATTTTCGAAATCGACAAtaagtatatgcatgtatatgtagcTTTTACTTACTCCCGAATTATTACACTTAAAGGtctattcaaatttaatcattatttattaaattagtttAATAATCATTATTTAAGCGTCATATTCGTAATTTGACTTGAATTAATAAAGATTGTGAGTTTTAGCCTATTCGaataaaaaaggtttaatttttttgtctGTTGTACATAgttaataaaactttttaaatatttttttaaaatttacgtgttattattacaattttttttaattgtggaaaatattattgtgagacaaatatatatttgtggAAAATTGGTCGTTATGTTTCgttttgcatacatatgaatatgtacatatgtatattgattctaCGTGTTTTCTCTTTTGGACCAGTGTGCGAACGTTGGAATTCAGATGGTTTCAGAATAAGCgtgttattatttataactCTTTTTAAATGTACTAAAACGTCAAACATTTGACCAAATTAGTATTATAAAGAATGTATaaggatgttacatatattatttatttactatttgtttttttatacatatctatgtacatcctgtctgttgatttttcaattaataaaataaaataaaataaataactatagATCTTATTTTTATCGAAATATATTGACgaaatatatttgattgaaGTTTCTATGGATTTAAAAAATGTCTTCGATTTCTTAAAATTGCCAAAATCCCAGAATTAGAATTTTTATGAAAAGTAACATAAcaaaatgaatgaatttaaaCCAAGTTCATATCATCCTAATAACATAGAAATCATATTAATTCTAAAAATTATATAGAAGTCTTGCAACTTTAGATTTTACCCGTCTTATCTAGATTAGTAGATAAGATAAGCACAGCaatatattaatgaaataaacttGTTGGTAGAAGAAAAATCTACCAACTTATCTAATCGGTGCAATCTTtgtactattataatatattatattagtagcTTCGTTGTTAGTAAGTAGCTTTGAaatcgaatttaaaaaatagtaaaaaacatttttcgaCAAAATACTTAAATGACGAATaacttaaagtaaaaaaaaaaacaaaaacatagatATCATATACAGGTGTTTATTTCAATTCATGTATGATTATACAGGCATTTAATATagcattacaaaaaaatatgtataagaaactttattcagttttcaataaatccATTGGCGcgagtaataaattaaaattagatcgcgaatttgaatttgaaatacaATTATATGGTGTCCATTTTCCTGTACTGGAATTGTATTCAAACACTGATGATACAGAACAACTTTGAGTCCCTGAGTGAGTTTGTAAAAAGACGAGGCAcatattaaaatgatatttcaaatggtataacgaaataattaaaatacactgGAATCAACATCGTCAAGAATGATTTTGATAACTCACcgatacaaataattttatcatttatagCAATTGCTTTGGGTTCGTTTGATGTTTGAGGATATTTTTCAACTTCCCTCCAGGTTCGAGAAATTATGTCAAATCTTTCCACCGAATTAAGATGTGATTTTCCATTGTTACCTCCAATAGCGTAGATGTGGTCTCCCAGTGTTACAGCCTGCaagttataaaaaaacatattcagCGAATACACTTTCGATtggcaaatttaatttattgtcaaatttaatatagatttcaaaaagacaaaaatgaactacatataggaaaatatcaaattatatgaTTTTCGTAATTACAGCAAATGAAGTCCTCTTCTCTCTCATTGGTGGCGCGACTGTCCATTTAttttggtttatattatatacgtccATTGTGTTTAAACAGTTTTCACTATCTTGTCGTCCTCCAATAATGTAGATTTCATTTGCTGTTGCTGCTATTTCGTGGTTATAGCGTTTGTTGAGCATAGGAGCTAACGTAGTCCATGAATTCGAAGCGGGGTCATACctgaaatgaaacaaaatataatCCTTAATACTCCATTCATTTTCAAGTATATTACAAGATCACCAATATTCtcaaataaagttaaaatcACTAACCTTTCGGTTGATTTCAGTATGTGTGCATCAACATCATAGCGTCCCCCAAAAACAAAAACTTGACCATTGACTACAGTGGCTTTAAATAATTCTCTCGCCTGTTTCATCTCTTTCAATTCAGTCCTTTTTTTGGTAGCCAGATCCAAACAAAATACCTATGATTtgtgcatttacatacatacataattgacgACAAAATTTTTACGGGTTAGCCCATTTTAATACAagtaaataagaataataaaatcaatatatgaaaCGTGAAGATATCATTCAATCATATCAATATGAaacaatataacaaaaaaataaagtaataatggtaaatatagaaaaataaaagatGGAAGAGGACATCAACAACATTTTATGGAAAAATAATCTGCTGTAAACAGCTGAAAAAGTGACCATAAGTCATATTTAcgtaatctaaaaaaaatttttggtaCGTAAAAACTAAATTCTTGGAGGTTTAGTGGATTACTAATAATTCCCCGAAGTACAAGGAACATGTgtcgtaataaaaatatacgcgAAAAGATACCAGACTAGTTAAGACTGTCATTCCCCATACAATTTGCTTGAATATGTATAGCCAAGGGGGGAATCGGACCAAACAGAACATGGTTAAACAGAACATTTCCAATCAGAACAGTGACAAAACATGacaattaagtaaaaaaaaacttgaaaattcagaaccaatttaaaataataataaaaaatatatttgtcggTAGGCATATTGACAGCTAAAGTAAAGATCCTTTTTAGaagaaattacaaaattaagttTGTTAAGGTGCACAGTCTTAATTTTATACGTATTTATCCAACTTTTGAACAATTTATACAAACTGGTTTTACTGacgcaaaaaaattatttactactaGAAATAAACTACCACTCTTTTgtttaagaaaagaaaaaaaaaacacaatatgaCGATGAACATAAAAACCCACAACATAAAAAACAGTATCtttatcaatttaatatttaacggTATCAGCCAAAGACACCAAGAAACAAGGCaagacaaaaaattaaaataaaagccgAGGAGCCGACAATCAATGACTATTCTGGCttggtttttaaataaacaataaaaaataaataaataaaaatagctatTGTAAATTAAAGTTACCTTGTTGGTAGATTCACAGCCAATATTACCGCCAATTGTTAACAGTTTGGTATCCAATATAACAGCTTGAAACCAACGATTTTGATtgtttaaatgataaaatgtaGACCATGTATCTACATTGGTATTGCAGGTTTCAATTTTACCGCTTGACTAAAATTgcccaatgaaagattaattaCATTGTCCACTTAATAtcgacaatattaaaataaaattgtctgaaaaattgaaaacaccAACATCAAAAAAGTCTCCTCCAACAATCAAAATAGTTTTTATGGTGCTCATTCGAGGTATTGAATTCAATGTAGCTGAATACGATCTAATTTTACAATCGTGATGACATTCTAATATATCCCACACCAATTCAGAAGACAATGATTTATAGCAAAATGGCTTTACTTCCTTTAataaaaactggaaaaaaaaaattggtcaaTTTTCATATCATCTATTtggtaaaaattaatatatacatataggcaATACCTGGACAGATAATAGTGGAAGTCTGATATATTTCAACAGGGTATTTAAATGGTTCTTCCGGGATTCAAAGTCCATTTGAACCCAAATCTTTAATCCTTGAAACGCTTCCTCTTCTGTTGTTACTTTTAAATCACCAGATTGTAACAATTCACCCAACCATTCGCTTGTTATGTCAAGAAATTCTTCTTTTTGGATTATCTTAAATACAAacgaattattttttacttattttgaaTTTCCTGATACGACAAACACAAATTTAATTAGTAAAAAGTTCATTTATATCCGTacatttcacatatgtacatatgtgcatattcttatacatatgcatgtatctaGCTTGTAAATCTAAAATATGGATATTCAattgtcataaataatatatgaaattacctctaaataatttttattcacatAAGTTTTTGTTTGATCAAGCAATCGCAAATATCCATTCTGTTTCGCATACTCTTCAATGAATAGGAAATTTTCactgtttgttattttttcgaGATAATCCAAACAGTATTTCTCGAGTTTTTCGGCCTGAATCACTTTGGCGAATTCGATCACTTTCGGTACTTGACGAAGTTCCATGTCtaaagtttaaaattcatttaaaattaattatattgatgctTTAAAAACACTTTATACCATATTTATTTACCAATTTCACCAAGGTAAAAATAATCTATAGCCTTTTCTACGGTCTCTGAAAGAATTCCTTGACTCTCTTCAAAAATGATTTCATTGGTAATGTCCTTTATTTTTCTCTTAAAATAATCACTATTTGTAACTAATATCAGCTTGTGCACGGGGAATCTGGTAAAATGCAAACTCCCTGTGTCAGTTTCAACAATTACTCAAGTAcaatttgaattaaaagaaataagaTGATACGAACCTGTCATTGCCGACCACCAATTCCAAATTACACAATACACTGTCTTTATAGAAGCTATGCATCCGTTCCACAATTGCTACGGCATGCCTACCCCGAGCCTCGTTATACAATTCGGTCATCTTTCGTAAAGTTATTCGATTTGCTCTACCGAAATACTATGTGatgattttgaaattcaaaaatagcGACACCGATTCTAGGTAAGAAATTCACGATATGTCGAACCAAGTCAAGGACTTGAAGCGAACTGAGGCTGTTGACGAACGGTTCGCAACAACTGGACAAGGGCTACTATGTAGGTGAATGCCATCTGGACTACAGGGCCACGCACACAGGGACCAAATACTCAATTCCTtggaataaattgttttattgaaCTTTTAGTAAGTAAATTGAACTTGTttctaaaagaaaaatagaaacAAACTATTTTTCTCACTACTAAAGTTTGAATCGAGCTTAAATTGTATGCTGTCGGTGttgatttaaacaatattttattttatatagatcgCTGGCCAAATTCAAACAGCGTGAGGCCCGAGCAATAGGTGAAAAAGTTAGAACATAAGTTCTTGCTTTCACGGTATGGAACAATGGGCGCAACCGAtataatcaatgaggcgagatgAAACCCATAACTTCATTTCTTCTAATATAGTTGGGTTGCAAATATCAACTcttaataatttgtaaaaaaataaaaaaaagtctagAATTTTTTCTTATAGGTTAacattactatgtatgtatttggtgctttgatgattatttattatttattaacggTTTCACGACGAAACTTCTATACTTGCACATTCAACTATATAAAGCAGTGTTCCACAAACTTTTTGGTATCACGGACCTCTAAAAATGtgtcttttcaaaattttacatttttctcaatttttttttattaattcatacatatatacatgtaaggatgtaaacttattataattaaaaaaaatatctaaaaagaagcaattgaaatattttaattaacaacataactttataaaaattaatcaatatcaAAAAGAAATGTGacttactatttacaatagttattaataacctccctagagttacGCAATACTTaatacgcaatgcttcatgtctcttatttgcagacgacgttaaattattctttgctgttaaggacgagaggcaagcctctctccttcaagcggatattaacgctgttttagagttcagttccagtttagggcttgaaatGAACACTAGTAAATGTTCCATTATGAGTAGAGCGCGGATAGacaatcggggcggtttagctctatttataaagtgcaaaaaaaaaggtttggcgaacctttaacaatgcatttacaacaattgaacaattaacggcgcgctctgggccCGCTCTTtaattatgagttatggacgtgcgaattcgctctattgtcacggatattctattggatccgtgttgttgaagcgtgtggaatctatggtcgacttgggtatcacttttgatcctaaATTCACccttttttgtaaattaaaataaaacctaaattcaccaaaatttgaatgtgatgttaCATCACTGACATCACtgatgtatgtgtggaattttaatccactctcttccatttgggcctcgcagggatgttttgtatttgtagcttgttcttatttatcggaacaggctgcaggtgcaagacattcccttctttgtatttttacttattttaattttaattattactttataagttttttatgattgtgttatatgcagtatttttttgtagtttttatatcttaattttttgcttttgctttttgttctatcttttaatttttaattttttgttttctccctctcttattttattatgtaggccattatggcgcattaggttcttcctgtaatgccacaatggtccaaaatgttaaataaataaataaattatcggaTTGGTTTACGAAGGGattcaaaattcataaatttttttcacaaatatCCTTTGATACAGAGAAATAATcttgaaaattattttggatTGCTTCTAAGtgtgtttttattgttttcacttTCAAATCTATCTTTCTTTTTTCAAATCGATCGAAGTTttctttttatcaaaaattaaatttttatcctTGACCAATTCATTGTATTTTGGAAACATTTCATAAATGCCTTTATTAATCCTTCCAGACTAAATCCTCATTTTATTCTTAAAAGCAGTAATTTTGTcattatttttgtcaatttcagcattttcattttgaattttagcgttttagggcattaaaaatgttcaatgttaGCGTTTAtttagcatatatttttatgaagagtttgatttaaataataaacaatttcgatgaattctaataaaatttttataacatacatacaattcaaatgtaacacaacaattaaaaaataatagaaaaattcaaaaatgttttgtaattaaaattacaaagaaaaaaaatgaatattaaaaaacaaagacaaaaaacatgaatttaaaaatacaaaagacaaaaaatatgaatatgaaaatataataccaattaaaattcattaaaactcaacatggagcatatttctacagattcttttatgagattcgtgcgacgatcagTAACAATTAGttaaattgtatttactaaaatacattTCAGCATcaacactattgacgggacaccaaatagattttagagaatatttaaaaaatctttactGTTGAAAACGTTTTAACTTCCACTTTCATTTCTGTGAGTTGCGTCCATATTTTTTTGGTGAAAGCCAACGAATAAGAAGTGCAAGAGAATCCATTTCTTTACATAAAAAAGTCGTGAATTTATTTGCGTTTATTCGCGTTTgcctttatattatttataatttttactgcTAGAATCAATATCTCCGAGATATCTGGCGCCATATTCATAAAAGCAAGTTGTTCTcgatgtaaaaaaaacaatttggaTAAATCATATCGGGGTGAGATACTTCTCAAATACGCGATACTACTCCTGAATAATGTCCAGTAATTGTTGCTGCACCATcagtatataaatcaatataacaAATCCATTTTAACCGCTTTTTAGTCGGAATTCacatgaatatttatttcaaatatacatttttttctatatttgtatatttcgaTAAGACGGACGCCCAAGACAAACCCCACGGACCTCAAGGGGTACGCGGACCATCGGTTACGAAATACTGATATAGAGTATGTTTTACAatgctatataaatatataatatttaatatagcaCTGTAAAGAATTCGGGGagatttttaacttttttttgtaaataggcATTTGGATGACTATCGAGTCGGGTAAAAGGGTCGGTTTATTGTTCTCAGAAATATACctaaaatccaaaaaaatatcTGGTGTACGTTCCGAGTGACAATGtacctatattttttttctatataactGTGTTTCATTCAGttgcaaaatacatatttttttaattaataattaaccgATTAATCGAGCGAATTTcagtggtacatatgtatgtgtgaatctgtatgtatacatatgtataacgatatCCGTCGCATTGaacagaattttaaaatttatattcatatgaacAGAGacaacatagataaagtaagaaTTTCGTATGTGACCACTTATgactttatctgtgtatttgagaagtattaaaaacaaaattcgataataacttacacacacattcatatatacatacagtggcggactggccatacaagcgaacatgcccgatggcatgggggccccactatcttttagaaaatatgggccctcagtaaaattaaataactttttaactacttcacgtgtgtaaaaatttataggatattgcactttgggacataaagtttgggtatttcaacaaaacaaatttcttacgacatacacaaacaactaataccagCTTTAACAgcgcaaggatcggttaactttttttattaggctcgaaatgtaagtttcaacatttaggtgggcccttttgccgggcccatttccaacctcaagattatgtatatacc
Encoded here:
- the LOC143917625 gene encoding kelch-like protein 12, with protein sequence MCEIYNEVRGRHAVAILERMHSFYEESVLCNFELVVGNNRFPMHKLILITNSDYFKSKLNDTTSEIILEECQEILSETVKMAIEFFYLGEIDMDLHQVPKVIEFAKLIQADKLEKYCLDYFEKITNSENSLFIEDYAKQNGYLRLLEQTKTYVTNNYLEIIQKEQFINMSSDRLGELLQSDYLKVTTEEQAFQGLKIWIEMDIESRMIHLNTLLKYIRLPLLSVQFLLKELKPLCYSSLSSELMWDILEWYHNPKTRSCLATLNSTPRMSAIQTILIVGGNFNETSGEIETYNNSVERWSTFYNLNNKMNWFQAVLLDSKLLTIGGNIGGASTNKVYCLDIATKQTTELKEMLHARELFKATVVNGQVFVFGGRFDVDADVLNSSERYDPTSNSWTLLAPMLTKRTNHEIAAIANEIYIIGGRQNSENRLNTMEVYNINQNIWTVAPPMSEKRSSFAVVALGDHIYAIGGHNGKSTINSVERFDVKSQTWTYVKEYPESSHGQKAVALNDKIICVGGSYSSVFEYDPSTDKWTPRDHISKSRCNFNILLAPMDLLKI
- the LOC143918216 gene encoding kelch-like protein 28 translates to MELRQVPKVIEFAKVIQAEKLEKYCLDYLEKITNSENFLFIEEYAKQNGYLRLLDQTKTYVNKNYLEIIQKEEFLDITSEWLGELLQSGDLKVTTEEEAFQGLKIWVQMDFESRKNHLNTLLKYIRLPLLSVQFLLKEVKPFCYKSLSSELVWDILECHHDCKIRSYSATLNSIPRMSTIKTILIVGGDFFDSSGKIETCNTNVDTWSTFYHLNNQNRWFQAVILDTKLLTIGGNIGCESTNKVFCLDLATKKRTELKEMKQARELFKATVVNGQVFVFGGRYDVDAHILKSTERYDPASNSWTTLAPMLNKRYNHEIAATANEIYIIGGRQDSENCLNTMDVYNINQNKWTVAPPMREKRTSFAAVTLGDHIYAIGGNNGKSHLNSVERFDIISRTWREVEKYPQTSNEPKAIAINDKIICIGTQSCSVSSVFEYNSSTGKWTPYNCISNSNSRSNFNLLLAPMDLLKTE